A genomic region of Neosynechococcus sphagnicola sy1 contains the following coding sequences:
- a CDS encoding helix-turn-helix domain-containing protein translates to MRPYSEDLRRKIVERYIDGKTSQRKLAEQFHVAYSFVRKLTKQYRETGTIRPKQRTEQTPSKLSAEHLAVLSGLVETNNDATLSELCDLLDEAVGVRVSITTMFRMLQKL, encoded by the coding sequence TCTGAAGACTTGCGGAGAAAAATAGTTGAGAGATACATAGACGGGAAGACCTCTCAACGCAAGCTAGCCGAACAGTTTCATGTAGCATACAGCTTTGTACGCAAACTAACGAAGCAATATCGAGAGACCGGGACTATCCGTCCGAAGCAGCGAACAGAACAAACCCCCAGCAAACTCAGTGCTGAGCATCTGGCTGTGTTGAGTGGCTTAGTTGAGACAAATAATGATGCCACCTTGAGCGAACTGTGTGATCTGTTAGACGAAGCAGTTGGGGTTCGAGTCAGCATAACGACAATGTTTCGGATGCTTCAGAAGCTG